Genomic DNA from Thermobifida alba:
GGCGGCCTGGTCAACCCGGTCGCCGAGGTCGGCCGCATCACCCGGGCCGCGGGCGTGCCGTTCCTGCTGGACGCCACCCAGTCGGTGGGCCAGTTCCCGGTCGACGTCACCCGGATCGGCTGCGACATGCTCTGCGGCACCGGCCGCAAGTTCCTGCGCGGGCCGCGCGGCATCGGTTTCCTGTGGGTGCGCACCGAGGCGCTGGACCTCCTCGAACCGCCCCTGGCCACCCTGAAGGGCGCCACCTGGGACGGCGGGGGCGGCCTCACCTGGAGCGAAGGCGCGCGGCGGTTCGAGACCTGGGAGATCAGCGGCGCCAACGTGCTGGGGCTGGGGGCGGCGGTGCGCCAGGCCCTGGAGTTGGGAGTGGACCGGATCGGCCGGCGCGCCGCCGCGTTGGGCGCCCGGTTGCGTGACCGGCTCGCCGAGGTGCCCGGGGTGGCCGTCCGTGACCTGGGACGCGAGCGGTGCGCCATCGTCACCTGCACGGTCGGTGCGCTGCCCGCCGCCGAGGTGGCCGCCGCTCTGGCCCGCCACGGCGTCAACGTCTCGGTCACCGCCCCCGACCACACGCCGTTCGACGCCCAGCGGCGGGCCCTGCCCCCGCTGGTGCGGTTCTCCCCGCACTA
This window encodes:
- a CDS encoding aminotransferase class V-fold PLP-dependent enzyme, giving the protein MDIEALRADTPGCAHRVHLNNAGAGLLSRRTLRAMTDHLELEAALGGYEAEAREAERFDAVYTDLAALVGGRPGEVALFDSATRAWGAAFSAMHFAPGDRILTGRAEYGSNALSLLHTARRTGAELVVVPDDESGQVDTAALAGLVDERTRLVALSHVPSSGGLVNPVAEVGRITRAAGVPFLLDATQSVGQFPVDVTRIGCDMLCGTGRKFLRGPRGIGFLWVRTEALDLLEPPLATLKGATWDGGGGLTWSEGARRFETWEISGANVLGLGAAVRQALELGVDRIGRRAAALGARLRDRLAEVPGVAVRDLGRERCAIVTCTVGALPAAEVAAALARHGVNVSVTAPDHTPFDAQRRALPPLVRFSPHYYTTGDEVDRPVDLVAALARRTA